From the genome of Pseudonocardia sp. EC080619-01:
GAACCCGGGGCCGCCGTCCGGCGAGCCGTCGCCCATGAGGAAGTCGACGAGCAGCCGCGCGGCAGCCGGGTGCGCGGCGTCCGGGGTGACCCCGAGCAGGGCGGGGAACGCGATCCCCGGGGCCGGGGCCACCCCGGTCGCGGCCTGGAGCGCGCGGTTCTCGTCCTCGTTGTCGCGGCGGTCGGAGTAGGTCGTGAAACCGACCGGCGGGTCCTGCTGGCCGCGCGCACCCACGGCGGCGTTCACCTCGTCGGTGTCCCCGACCAGCACGACGTCGTTGGCGTAGAGGTCGGCGATCCACTGCTCCCCCGCCGACCCGATACCGTCGCCGAGGACGACCGGGCCACCGCGCAGCGCCCGGTGCGCCTCGTCCATCTCGGGCGAGCGCAGGACGACCTCGGTCATGAGGTCGAGGTAGTCGCCACGGACCTGCGGGTCGACCATCACGACCCGGCCCCGCCACTGCGGGTCGGTCAGCTCCCAGAGGTTGGTCACCGGCGGGCCGGCGGGGTGCGCCTCCTCGTTGTACATGAGCGTCTTGGTCGACAGCCTGCTCGCGAGCAACGGCTCCCGGAACCGGTCCGGCACCGAGCCGGCGATCCGGGGCGGCACGTAGTTGCGGACCGTGCCTTCGGCGAGCAGCTCGTCGAGCACGACGGGCGCGTCGGACAGGTACGCGACGTCCGCGCCCGGGCTGCCGGCCTCGGCCTCCGCCCGGATCCGGGCGATCTGCTCGGTGGAGGAGATGTCGGTGGCGAGCAGGTCGACACCCGGGTAGGTGCGTTCGAACTCGGCCTCCACCTGCGCGATCCGGCTGGTGAAGGAGTACACGACGACCTGCCCCTCCTGCCGCGCCCGTTCGACGAGCTCGGCGGTCGGGGCGGTGTCGAGCGGGTCGGGCGCGGCCGGGGCCGGTGCGCCGGTGTCCGGGACCCCGCCACCGCAGGCGGTGAGGGTCAGGCACAGGACGGCGGTGGCTGCCAGGGTGCGGGCGAGGAGCTGCGACATGGGGTTCTCCGCGTGCGGTGAGGGTGTCAGGAGTCGAAGCGGTCGAGCAGGTCGTCGAGCCTCCGCAGCGCTGCGGTGGTGCGGTCCTCGGCGAGCCGGGCGATGCCGAGGACGAGTGCGTTCACCACGGCCATCGGCGCGGTGAGGGACTGGAACTCGCGCCCGCTGCCCCGCGGTGCGACGAGCACCGTGGGCGATCCGCCGCCCGCACCCCCGAGGACGTCGGTCAGCAGCACCACCGGGGTCCCGATCTCCTCGGCGGTGGCCAGCAGCGGGGGCAGGGTGCGGGGCGCGCGGCGGAAGGCCAGTGCGACCACGAGGTCGCCGGGG
Proteins encoded in this window:
- a CDS encoding ABC transporter substrate-binding protein — encoded protein: MSQLLARTLAATAVLCLTLTACGGGVPDTGAPAPAAPDPLDTAPTAELVERARQEGQVVVYSFTSRIAQVEAEFERTYPGVDLLATDISSTEQIARIRAEAEAGSPGADVAYLSDAPVVLDELLAEGTVRNYVPPRIAGSVPDRFREPLLASRLSTKTLMYNEEAHPAGPPVTNLWELTDPQWRGRVVMVDPQVRGDYLDLMTEVVLRSPEMDEAHRALRGGPVVLGDGIGSAGEQWIADLYANDVVLVGDTDEVNAAVGARGQQDPPVGFTTYSDRRDNEDENRALQAATGVAPAPGIAFPALLGVTPDAAHPAAARLLVDFLMGDGSPDGGPGFAPFYVPGDYPTRTDVVPPSGAVPLAELGAWTIDPAVVAGRRGDVADLILTLG